A genomic window from Papaver somniferum cultivar HN1 unplaced genomic scaffold, ASM357369v1 unplaced-scaffold_15, whole genome shotgun sequence includes:
- the LOC113335761 gene encoding uncharacterized protein LOC113335761 isoform X4, producing the protein MSARELGYCDHRSQEEMIEIKTLLKVLVESQAKLDGSQSMILNSQLSTQNQILEILKSIENASNNNKRDKDGHKVFQNPSSSHCHKQQALTSLPATLLTPEGDTGNSNATDEIAEKVKRTTTVVYEETTQAVSDDNHNEKYQQQPFDRQLSEFTGNHTTMEHNLRSKSDEGMSKKYVLDEYEQLYYAAYDGDWEKANNILDNNPKAIREVITEELETALHIAVHRNHLVFIEEIVRFMPPEVLEYKARCFESTALHFAVMYGNLKAAEVMVKKNRMLTQIRNCDGRVPLALALMYTTDAQKEIVEYLYSVTRDEYPSPFSGHGGASLLCDAINEEFYDIASSLVLRFPGLVSTRSKWSKQYGFEILVEKPFTFLSGARLTWWQRCIYSLIQVDMDSAHCHDNKVEEKNSWRIDERNKREKDNCSESSESSETDEENPSQSIIGTNNEDAGNPSKTSEEIKGNEKGLSESSELSLPTCKDSSIIKCISIFIMPYLMRVPHFKQLYKQKLMHKQALALVQNMLRQLDETLNRKEMLEFFDSSTFMKTAIKHGSTEFIMASLEKFGCLIKHEMSGQTMAQMAVEERNDTILNYLCETADIMGRKTDLVSKDDKSYNTLLHYAAKLAPSAKLNLVSGAALQLQRELQWFKGVERILRFKNRCRTNGDGNTAQLIFTEEHKGLVEKGEKWMKDTSGSCMLVAALIATVAFAAAFTVPGGNINDSNDAKNGTPVFLGRTSFMVFAVADALALFSSISSVLMFLAIYTSRYAEEDFLKSLPQKLIIGLGDIFAWALIPITLLGCVPVVLFAFLQLPLFVEYVRSAYWGNLFWKHRYIEPAVDLYNDTKKDS; encoded by the exons ATGTCTGCTAGAGAATTGGGTTATTGTGATCACCGATCTCAGGAAGAAATGATTGAGATTAAAACTTTACTTAAAGTTCTTGTTGAATCCCAAGCTAAACTAGATGGATCTCAATCTATGATCTTAAACTCTCAGTTAAGTACTCAAAACCAGATATTAGAGATATTAAAAAGCATTGAGAAcgcaagtaataataataaaagggaCAAGGATGGACATAAGGTTTTCCAAAACCCATCATCATCCCATTGTCATAAGCAGCAAG CATTGACATCATTACCGGCAACATTATTGACACCAGAAGGAGATACTGGCAATAGTAATGCTACAGATGAAATAGCAGAAAAAGTAAAAAGGACAACAACGGTAGTGTACGAGGAGACCACACAGGCGGTATCTGATGATAATCATAATGAAAAATATCAGCAGCAGCCATTTGACCGACAACTTAGTGAATTCACAGGAAATCATACGACCATGGAGCACAACCTTAGATCTA AGAGTGATGAGGGGATGAGTAAAAAGTATGTTTTGGATGAATACGAGCAACTATACTATGCAGCATACGATGGTGACTGGGAAAAAGCTAATAACATTTTAGACAATAATCCAAAAGCGATTCGAGAAGTGATCACTGAAGAACTAGAGACAGCTCTGCATATAGCCGTGCACAGGAATCACCTGGTGTTTATAGAGGAGATTGTGAGATTCATGCCACCTGAAGTACTGGAATATAAAGCAAGATGTTTTGAATCTACAGCACTTCACTTTGCTGTCATGTATGGAAATCTCAAAGCAGCTGAGGTAATGGTTAAGAAGAATCGGATGTTGACCCAGATACGCAATTGCGATGGAAGGGTACCCCTCGCTCTTGCTCTTATGTATACAACAGATGCACAGAAAGAGATAGTTGAGTACCTTTACTCTGTAACTAGAGATGAGTACCCAAGTCCGTTCTCGGGTCATGGTGGTGCTAGCCTGTTATGTGATGCAATTAATGAAGAGTTTTACG ATATAGCGTCATCTCTTGTCCTACGATTTCCAGGGTTGGTGAGTACGAGGTCGAAGTGGTCTAAGCAATATGGATTTGAAATACTTGTTGAGAAGCCATTTACTTTTTTAAGTGGAGCTAGACTAACATGGTGGCAGCGTTGCATTTATTCGT TAATTCAAGTGGACATGGATTCTGCACATTGTCATGACAACAAAGTAGAAGAGAAAAACTCTTGGAGGATAGATGAAAGgaacaaaagagaaaaagatAACTGTTCAGAGAGCTCAGAAAGCAGTGAAACAGACGAAGAGAACCCTTCACAAAGCATAATAGGGACCAATAATGAGGATGCAGGGAACCCTTCAAAGACCTCAGAAGAAATCAAAGGAAATGAAAAGGGTCTTTCGGAGAGCTCAGAATTATCCTTACCAACTTGTAAAGACTCGTCGATAATTAAGTGCATCTCAATCTTCATCATGCCTTACCTGATGCGAG TGCCTCATTTCAAACAATTGTACAAGCAAAAGTTGATGCACAAACAGGCTTTGGCATTGGTCCAAAATATGTTGAGACAACTCGATGAAACATTGAACAGGAAAGAGATGCTAGAGTTTTTTGACAGTTCTACCTTCATGAAAACAGCTATAAAGCATGGATCCACAGAGTTTATAATGGCGAGTCTTGAGAAATTTGGTTGCCTAATTAAGCATGAAATGTCGGGACAGACAATGGCACAAATGGCTGTTGAAGAACGAAATGATACTATTTTGAATTACTTATGTGAAACTGCTGATATTATGGGGAGAAAAACGGATCTAGTTTCTAAAGATGATAAAAGTTATAACACTCTCTTGCACTATGCCGCCAAGTTGGCACCTTCTGCTAAACTCAATTTGGTTTCTGGTGCAGCTCTGCAGCTGCAACGGGAATTGCAGTGGTTTAAG GGTGTGGAGCGGATCTTACGCTTCAAAAATAGGTGCAGGACAAATGGAGACGGAAATACAGCTCAACTTATATTTACAGAGGAACATAAAGGCTTGGTTGAGAAAGGCGAGAAATGGATGAAGGATACATCTGGATCTTGCATGTTAGTAGCTGCCTTAATTGCTACTGTAGCATTTGCAGCTGCCTTTACCGTCCCTGGAGGTAATATTAATGATAGTAATGACGCCAAGAATGGCACCCCAGTTTTCCTCGGAAGGACATCATTTATGGTCTTTGCAGTAGCAGATGCTTTAGCTCTTTTCTCTTCTATATCTTCGGTACTTATGTTTTTAGCTATATACACATCACGGTATGCAGAAGAAGATTTCCTCAAGTCTCTACCACAAAAACTGATCATAGGT CTTGGAGATATATTTGCATGGGCACTGATTCCTATAACGCTACTAGGTTGTGTTCCAGTAGTCTTGTTTGCATTTTTGCAGTTACCATTGTTTGTCGAATATGTGCGTTCTGCGTACTGGGGTAACCTCTTCTGGAAACATAGATATATTGAACCTGCagttgatctttataatgatacAAAGAAAGATAGTTGA
- the LOC113335761 gene encoding uncharacterized protein LOC113335761 isoform X3 yields MSARELGYCDHRSQEEMIEIKTLLKVLVESQAKLDGSQSMILNSQLSTQNQILEILKSIENASNNNKRDKDGHKVFQNPSSSHCHKQQEGDTGNSNATDEIAEKVKRTTTVVYEETTQAVSDDNHNEKYQQQPFDRQLSEFTGNHTTMEHNLRSKSDEGMSKKYVLDEYEQLYYAAYDGDWEKANNILDNNPKAIREVITEELETALHIAVHRNHLVFIEEIVRFMPPEVLEYKARCFESTALHFAVMYGNLKAAEVMVKKNRMLTQIRNCDGRVPLALALMYTTDAQKEIVEYLYSVTRDEYPSPFSGHGGASLLCDAINEEFYDIASSLVLRFPGLVSTRSKWSKQYGFEILVEKPFTFLSGARLTWWQRCIYSLIQVDMDSAHCHDNKVEEKNSWRIDERNKREKDNCSESSESSETDEENPSQSIIGTNNEDAGNPSKTSEEIKGNEKGLSESSELSLPTCKDSSIIKCISIFIMPYLMRVPHFKQLYKQKLMHKQALALVQNMLRQLDETLNRKEMLEFFDSSTFMKTAIKHGSTEFIMASLEKFGCLIKHEMSGQTMAQMAVEERNDTILNYLCETADIMGRKTDLVSKDDKSYNTLLHYAAKLAPSAKLNLVSGAALQLQRELQWFKGVERILRFKNRCRTNGDGNTAQLIFTEEHKGLVEKGEKWMKDTSGSCMLVAALIATVAFAAAFTVPGGNINDSNDAKNGTPVFLGRTSFMVFAVADALALFSSISSVLMFLAIYTSRYAEEDFLKSLPQKLIIGLATLFISMATILVAFSASLFIVLGDIFAWALIPITLLGCVPVVLFAFLQLPLFVEYVRSAYWGNLFWKHRYIEPAVDLYNDTKKDS; encoded by the exons ATGTCTGCTAGAGAATTGGGTTATTGTGATCACCGATCTCAGGAAGAAATGATTGAGATTAAAACTTTACTTAAAGTTCTTGTTGAATCCCAAGCTAAACTAGATGGATCTCAATCTATGATCTTAAACTCTCAGTTAAGTACTCAAAACCAGATATTAGAGATATTAAAAAGCATTGAGAAcgcaagtaataataataaaagggaCAAGGATGGACATAAGGTTTTCCAAAACCCATCATCATCCCATTGTCATAAGCAGCAAG AAGGAGATACTGGCAATAGTAATGCTACAGATGAAATAGCAGAAAAAGTAAAAAGGACAACAACGGTAGTGTACGAGGAGACCACACAGGCGGTATCTGATGATAATCATAATGAAAAATATCAGCAGCAGCCATTTGACCGACAACTTAGTGAATTCACAGGAAATCATACGACCATGGAGCACAACCTTAGATCTA AGAGTGATGAGGGGATGAGTAAAAAGTATGTTTTGGATGAATACGAGCAACTATACTATGCAGCATACGATGGTGACTGGGAAAAAGCTAATAACATTTTAGACAATAATCCAAAAGCGATTCGAGAAGTGATCACTGAAGAACTAGAGACAGCTCTGCATATAGCCGTGCACAGGAATCACCTGGTGTTTATAGAGGAGATTGTGAGATTCATGCCACCTGAAGTACTGGAATATAAAGCAAGATGTTTTGAATCTACAGCACTTCACTTTGCTGTCATGTATGGAAATCTCAAAGCAGCTGAGGTAATGGTTAAGAAGAATCGGATGTTGACCCAGATACGCAATTGCGATGGAAGGGTACCCCTCGCTCTTGCTCTTATGTATACAACAGATGCACAGAAAGAGATAGTTGAGTACCTTTACTCTGTAACTAGAGATGAGTACCCAAGTCCGTTCTCGGGTCATGGTGGTGCTAGCCTGTTATGTGATGCAATTAATGAAGAGTTTTACG ATATAGCGTCATCTCTTGTCCTACGATTTCCAGGGTTGGTGAGTACGAGGTCGAAGTGGTCTAAGCAATATGGATTTGAAATACTTGTTGAGAAGCCATTTACTTTTTTAAGTGGAGCTAGACTAACATGGTGGCAGCGTTGCATTTATTCGT TAATTCAAGTGGACATGGATTCTGCACATTGTCATGACAACAAAGTAGAAGAGAAAAACTCTTGGAGGATAGATGAAAGgaacaaaagagaaaaagatAACTGTTCAGAGAGCTCAGAAAGCAGTGAAACAGACGAAGAGAACCCTTCACAAAGCATAATAGGGACCAATAATGAGGATGCAGGGAACCCTTCAAAGACCTCAGAAGAAATCAAAGGAAATGAAAAGGGTCTTTCGGAGAGCTCAGAATTATCCTTACCAACTTGTAAAGACTCGTCGATAATTAAGTGCATCTCAATCTTCATCATGCCTTACCTGATGCGAG TGCCTCATTTCAAACAATTGTACAAGCAAAAGTTGATGCACAAACAGGCTTTGGCATTGGTCCAAAATATGTTGAGACAACTCGATGAAACATTGAACAGGAAAGAGATGCTAGAGTTTTTTGACAGTTCTACCTTCATGAAAACAGCTATAAAGCATGGATCCACAGAGTTTATAATGGCGAGTCTTGAGAAATTTGGTTGCCTAATTAAGCATGAAATGTCGGGACAGACAATGGCACAAATGGCTGTTGAAGAACGAAATGATACTATTTTGAATTACTTATGTGAAACTGCTGATATTATGGGGAGAAAAACGGATCTAGTTTCTAAAGATGATAAAAGTTATAACACTCTCTTGCACTATGCCGCCAAGTTGGCACCTTCTGCTAAACTCAATTTGGTTTCTGGTGCAGCTCTGCAGCTGCAACGGGAATTGCAGTGGTTTAAG GGTGTGGAGCGGATCTTACGCTTCAAAAATAGGTGCAGGACAAATGGAGACGGAAATACAGCTCAACTTATATTTACAGAGGAACATAAAGGCTTGGTTGAGAAAGGCGAGAAATGGATGAAGGATACATCTGGATCTTGCATGTTAGTAGCTGCCTTAATTGCTACTGTAGCATTTGCAGCTGCCTTTACCGTCCCTGGAGGTAATATTAATGATAGTAATGACGCCAAGAATGGCACCCCAGTTTTCCTCGGAAGGACATCATTTATGGTCTTTGCAGTAGCAGATGCTTTAGCTCTTTTCTCTTCTATATCTTCGGTACTTATGTTTTTAGCTATATACACATCACGGTATGCAGAAGAAGATTTCCTCAAGTCTCTACCACAAAAACTGATCATAGGTCTTGCAACTCTGTTCATATCTATGGCCACCATATTGGTAGCTTTTAGCGCATCACTGTTTATTGTCCTTGGAGATATATTTGCATGGGCACTGATTCCTATAACGCTACTAGGTTGTGTTCCAGTAGTCTTGTTTGCATTTTTGCAGTTACCATTGTTTGTCGAATATGTGCGTTCTGCGTACTGGGGTAACCTCTTCTGGAAACATAGATATATTGAACCTGCagttgatctttataatgatacAAAGAAAGATAGTTGA
- the LOC113335761 gene encoding uncharacterized protein LOC113335761 isoform X6, which yields MSARELGYCDHRSQEEMIEIKTLLKVLVESQAKLDGSQSMILNSQLSTQNQILEILKSIENASNNNKRDKDGHKVFQNPSSSHCHKQQALTSLPATLLTPEGDTGNSNATDEIAEKVKRTTTVVYEETTQAVSDDNHNEKYQQQPFDRQLSEFTGNHTTMEHNLRSKSDEGMSKKYVLDEYEQLYYAAYDGDWEKANNILDNNPKAIREVITEELETALHIAVHRNHLVFIEEIVRFMPPEVLEYKARCFESTALHFAVMYGNLKAAEVMVKKNRMLTQIRNCDGRVPLALALMYTTDAQKEIVEYLYSVTRDEYPSPFSGHGGASLLCDAINEEFYDIASSLVLRFPGLVSTRSKWSKQYGFEILVEKPFTFLSGARLTWWQRCIYSLIQVDMDSAHCHDNKVEEKNSWRIDERNKREKDNCSESSESSETDEENPSQSIIGTNNEDAGNPSKTSEEIKGNEKGLSESSELSLPTCKDSSIIKCISIFIMPYLMRALQLQRELQWFKGVERILRFKNRCRTNGDGNTAQLIFTEEHKGLVEKGEKWMKDTSGSCMLVAALIATVAFAAAFTVPGGNINDSNDAKNGTPVFLGRTSFMVFAVADALALFSSISSVLMFLAIYTSRYAEEDFLKSLPQKLIIGLATLFISMATILVAFSASLFIVLGDIFAWALIPITLLGCVPVVLFAFLQLPLFVEYVRSAYWGNLFWKHRYIEPAVDLYNDTKKDS from the exons ATGTCTGCTAGAGAATTGGGTTATTGTGATCACCGATCTCAGGAAGAAATGATTGAGATTAAAACTTTACTTAAAGTTCTTGTTGAATCCCAAGCTAAACTAGATGGATCTCAATCTATGATCTTAAACTCTCAGTTAAGTACTCAAAACCAGATATTAGAGATATTAAAAAGCATTGAGAAcgcaagtaataataataaaagggaCAAGGATGGACATAAGGTTTTCCAAAACCCATCATCATCCCATTGTCATAAGCAGCAAG CATTGACATCATTACCGGCAACATTATTGACACCAGAAGGAGATACTGGCAATAGTAATGCTACAGATGAAATAGCAGAAAAAGTAAAAAGGACAACAACGGTAGTGTACGAGGAGACCACACAGGCGGTATCTGATGATAATCATAATGAAAAATATCAGCAGCAGCCATTTGACCGACAACTTAGTGAATTCACAGGAAATCATACGACCATGGAGCACAACCTTAGATCTA AGAGTGATGAGGGGATGAGTAAAAAGTATGTTTTGGATGAATACGAGCAACTATACTATGCAGCATACGATGGTGACTGGGAAAAAGCTAATAACATTTTAGACAATAATCCAAAAGCGATTCGAGAAGTGATCACTGAAGAACTAGAGACAGCTCTGCATATAGCCGTGCACAGGAATCACCTGGTGTTTATAGAGGAGATTGTGAGATTCATGCCACCTGAAGTACTGGAATATAAAGCAAGATGTTTTGAATCTACAGCACTTCACTTTGCTGTCATGTATGGAAATCTCAAAGCAGCTGAGGTAATGGTTAAGAAGAATCGGATGTTGACCCAGATACGCAATTGCGATGGAAGGGTACCCCTCGCTCTTGCTCTTATGTATACAACAGATGCACAGAAAGAGATAGTTGAGTACCTTTACTCTGTAACTAGAGATGAGTACCCAAGTCCGTTCTCGGGTCATGGTGGTGCTAGCCTGTTATGTGATGCAATTAATGAAGAGTTTTACG ATATAGCGTCATCTCTTGTCCTACGATTTCCAGGGTTGGTGAGTACGAGGTCGAAGTGGTCTAAGCAATATGGATTTGAAATACTTGTTGAGAAGCCATTTACTTTTTTAAGTGGAGCTAGACTAACATGGTGGCAGCGTTGCATTTATTCGT TAATTCAAGTGGACATGGATTCTGCACATTGTCATGACAACAAAGTAGAAGAGAAAAACTCTTGGAGGATAGATGAAAGgaacaaaagagaaaaagatAACTGTTCAGAGAGCTCAGAAAGCAGTGAAACAGACGAAGAGAACCCTTCACAAAGCATAATAGGGACCAATAATGAGGATGCAGGGAACCCTTCAAAGACCTCAGAAGAAATCAAAGGAAATGAAAAGGGTCTTTCGGAGAGCTCAGAATTATCCTTACCAACTTGTAAAGACTCGTCGATAATTAAGTGCATCTCAATCTTCATCATGCCTTACCTGATGCGAG CTCTGCAGCTGCAACGGGAATTGCAGTGGTTTAAG GGTGTGGAGCGGATCTTACGCTTCAAAAATAGGTGCAGGACAAATGGAGACGGAAATACAGCTCAACTTATATTTACAGAGGAACATAAAGGCTTGGTTGAGAAAGGCGAGAAATGGATGAAGGATACATCTGGATCTTGCATGTTAGTAGCTGCCTTAATTGCTACTGTAGCATTTGCAGCTGCCTTTACCGTCCCTGGAGGTAATATTAATGATAGTAATGACGCCAAGAATGGCACCCCAGTTTTCCTCGGAAGGACATCATTTATGGTCTTTGCAGTAGCAGATGCTTTAGCTCTTTTCTCTTCTATATCTTCGGTACTTATGTTTTTAGCTATATACACATCACGGTATGCAGAAGAAGATTTCCTCAAGTCTCTACCACAAAAACTGATCATAGGTCTTGCAACTCTGTTCATATCTATGGCCACCATATTGGTAGCTTTTAGCGCATCACTGTTTATTGTCCTTGGAGATATATTTGCATGGGCACTGATTCCTATAACGCTACTAGGTTGTGTTCCAGTAGTCTTGTTTGCATTTTTGCAGTTACCATTGTTTGTCGAATATGTGCGTTCTGCGTACTGGGGTAACCTCTTCTGGAAACATAGATATATTGAACCTGCagttgatctttataatgatacAAAGAAAGATAGTTGA
- the LOC113335761 gene encoding uncharacterized protein LOC113335761 isoform X5, which produces MSARELGYCDHRSQEEMIEIKTLLKVLVESQAKLDGSQSMILNSQLSTQNQILEILKSIENASNNNKRDKDGHKVFQNPSSSHCHKQQALTSLPATLLTPEGDTGNSNATDEIAEKVKRTTTVVYEETTQAVSDDNHNEKYQQQPFDRQLSEFTGNHTTMEHNLRSKSDEGMSKKYVLDEYEQLYYAAYDGDWEKANNILDNNPKAIREVITEELETALHIAVHRNHLVFIEEIVRFMPPEVLEYKARCFESTALHFAVMYGNLKAAEVMVKKNRMLTQIRNCDGRVPLALALMYTTDAQKEIVEYLYSVTRDEYPSPFSGHGGASLLCDAINEEFYVIQVDMDSAHCHDNKVEEKNSWRIDERNKREKDNCSESSESSETDEENPSQSIIGTNNEDAGNPSKTSEEIKGNEKGLSESSELSLPTCKDSSIIKCISIFIMPYLMRVPHFKQLYKQKLMHKQALALVQNMLRQLDETLNRKEMLEFFDSSTFMKTAIKHGSTEFIMASLEKFGCLIKHEMSGQTMAQMAVEERNDTILNYLCETADIMGRKTDLVSKDDKSYNTLLHYAAKLAPSAKLNLVSGAALQLQRELQWFKGVERILRFKNRCRTNGDGNTAQLIFTEEHKGLVEKGEKWMKDTSGSCMLVAALIATVAFAAAFTVPGGNINDSNDAKNGTPVFLGRTSFMVFAVADALALFSSISSVLMFLAIYTSRYAEEDFLKSLPQKLIIGLATLFISMATILVAFSASLFIVLGDIFAWALIPITLLGCVPVVLFAFLQLPLFVEYVRSAYWGNLFWKHRYIEPAVDLYNDTKKDS; this is translated from the exons ATGTCTGCTAGAGAATTGGGTTATTGTGATCACCGATCTCAGGAAGAAATGATTGAGATTAAAACTTTACTTAAAGTTCTTGTTGAATCCCAAGCTAAACTAGATGGATCTCAATCTATGATCTTAAACTCTCAGTTAAGTACTCAAAACCAGATATTAGAGATATTAAAAAGCATTGAGAAcgcaagtaataataataaaagggaCAAGGATGGACATAAGGTTTTCCAAAACCCATCATCATCCCATTGTCATAAGCAGCAAG CATTGACATCATTACCGGCAACATTATTGACACCAGAAGGAGATACTGGCAATAGTAATGCTACAGATGAAATAGCAGAAAAAGTAAAAAGGACAACAACGGTAGTGTACGAGGAGACCACACAGGCGGTATCTGATGATAATCATAATGAAAAATATCAGCAGCAGCCATTTGACCGACAACTTAGTGAATTCACAGGAAATCATACGACCATGGAGCACAACCTTAGATCTA AGAGTGATGAGGGGATGAGTAAAAAGTATGTTTTGGATGAATACGAGCAACTATACTATGCAGCATACGATGGTGACTGGGAAAAAGCTAATAACATTTTAGACAATAATCCAAAAGCGATTCGAGAAGTGATCACTGAAGAACTAGAGACAGCTCTGCATATAGCCGTGCACAGGAATCACCTGGTGTTTATAGAGGAGATTGTGAGATTCATGCCACCTGAAGTACTGGAATATAAAGCAAGATGTTTTGAATCTACAGCACTTCACTTTGCTGTCATGTATGGAAATCTCAAAGCAGCTGAGGTAATGGTTAAGAAGAATCGGATGTTGACCCAGATACGCAATTGCGATGGAAGGGTACCCCTCGCTCTTGCTCTTATGTATACAACAGATGCACAGAAAGAGATAGTTGAGTACCTTTACTCTGTAACTAGAGATGAGTACCCAAGTCCGTTCTCGGGTCATGGTGGTGCTAGCCTGTTATGTGATGCAATTAATGAAGAGTTTTACG TAATTCAAGTGGACATGGATTCTGCACATTGTCATGACAACAAAGTAGAAGAGAAAAACTCTTGGAGGATAGATGAAAGgaacaaaagagaaaaagatAACTGTTCAGAGAGCTCAGAAAGCAGTGAAACAGACGAAGAGAACCCTTCACAAAGCATAATAGGGACCAATAATGAGGATGCAGGGAACCCTTCAAAGACCTCAGAAGAAATCAAAGGAAATGAAAAGGGTCTTTCGGAGAGCTCAGAATTATCCTTACCAACTTGTAAAGACTCGTCGATAATTAAGTGCATCTCAATCTTCATCATGCCTTACCTGATGCGAG TGCCTCATTTCAAACAATTGTACAAGCAAAAGTTGATGCACAAACAGGCTTTGGCATTGGTCCAAAATATGTTGAGACAACTCGATGAAACATTGAACAGGAAAGAGATGCTAGAGTTTTTTGACAGTTCTACCTTCATGAAAACAGCTATAAAGCATGGATCCACAGAGTTTATAATGGCGAGTCTTGAGAAATTTGGTTGCCTAATTAAGCATGAAATGTCGGGACAGACAATGGCACAAATGGCTGTTGAAGAACGAAATGATACTATTTTGAATTACTTATGTGAAACTGCTGATATTATGGGGAGAAAAACGGATCTAGTTTCTAAAGATGATAAAAGTTATAACACTCTCTTGCACTATGCCGCCAAGTTGGCACCTTCTGCTAAACTCAATTTGGTTTCTGGTGCAGCTCTGCAGCTGCAACGGGAATTGCAGTGGTTTAAG GGTGTGGAGCGGATCTTACGCTTCAAAAATAGGTGCAGGACAAATGGAGACGGAAATACAGCTCAACTTATATTTACAGAGGAACATAAAGGCTTGGTTGAGAAAGGCGAGAAATGGATGAAGGATACATCTGGATCTTGCATGTTAGTAGCTGCCTTAATTGCTACTGTAGCATTTGCAGCTGCCTTTACCGTCCCTGGAGGTAATATTAATGATAGTAATGACGCCAAGAATGGCACCCCAGTTTTCCTCGGAAGGACATCATTTATGGTCTTTGCAGTAGCAGATGCTTTAGCTCTTTTCTCTTCTATATCTTCGGTACTTATGTTTTTAGCTATATACACATCACGGTATGCAGAAGAAGATTTCCTCAAGTCTCTACCACAAAAACTGATCATAGGTCTTGCAACTCTGTTCATATCTATGGCCACCATATTGGTAGCTTTTAGCGCATCACTGTTTATTGTCCTTGGAGATATATTTGCATGGGCACTGATTCCTATAACGCTACTAGGTTGTGTTCCAGTAGTCTTGTTTGCATTTTTGCAGTTACCATTGTTTGTCGAATATGTGCGTTCTGCGTACTGGGGTAACCTCTTCTGGAAACATAGATATATTGAACCTGCagttgatctttataatgatacAAAGAAAGATAGTTGA